GTGGCCTGGCGGGTGCGGTCACCGTTGAACGCGCCGGTGTCGGCGTTGTTGGCGTTGTCGCCGGTCGCCGGCGTCTGGCTGTCGCCCTTCGACTTGAAGTGGTTGAGGATCACGGCGAAGGCCGCGTCGTCGAGGGCGCCCTTGGCCTTGAACGCCTGGGCCAGCGGCTCGCGGGCGTTGGCGAACTCGGTCGTGCCGAAGAGGATGTCCGACTGGCCGACCGGCTCGACGCTCGCCGTCCGGTAGATGAAGGCCGGCCGGATGACGTCCTGCTCGGTCACCGAGGCGGCCAGGGTCGCCTCACCGGGGCTGTGCACGAAGCGCCAGGTGCCGGCACCGGCCGCGTCGTTCAGCGCGTCGACCAGCGAGCGGAGGGCGTCGTCGCGGTCGGTCTCGCCGACCAGCTTGAGCGACGCCTCGACCTCCTGCAGGCCGACGATGTCGGCGTCGAGCAGGTTGATCGCGGTCACGATCTTCGCCCGCTGCCGCTCGAGGCTGGCCGTCGTCGCGGCACCGCGCGGGCCGTTGCCGGCGTTCACGCCGTTGGTGACCACACCACAGGTGTTGTTGGCGATCGGGTTGCCCTGGCGGTCCTCGTAGTAGGAGCACTGGGTGTTGACCGGCGGCGTCTGCGCGGCGCCGTTGGCGACGTACTGCTGACCGGTCGTGTTGAAGTAGTTGAGGACGTTGAAGGTGGCGATCTTCAGGTCGCCGCCGACCTCACGGGGCGCGGCGTTGGCCGGGCGGGTGTTCTCGAAGGTCGCGACCGACGCGCCGTCGTCGTAGACCGGCGAGGTGGGCTGGAAGCGCCACGTGTTGAAGCGGTACTCGAGGACGACCGGGCCGGTCAGCGTCGCCTCGGCACCGACGCGGATCGGCTTGGTCGGCGTCAGCCACGGCAGCGGCTGGTTCTTCGCGGCGGCGTTGGTCATGTAGTTGACCGAGGTGCCGTCGTCGAGGACGACGCCGCGGGCCGCGTTGTCGGCCTTGATCGCGTTGAGCAGGAAGGTGTTGCTGTCGCCGGCGTACTCGGTGGGCTGGCGCAGGGGCGTGTCGCCCGTGGCGAGGCCGACCTCGGCGAAGGTGTTGACGTTGTAGGAGCTGGTGACCGTGAAGTCGTCCGTCGGCGCGAGCAGCATGCCCTCCTGCGCCTCGCGGTCGGTCTCGGTGGTCGGGTAGGCGATCGCCAGCGGGGTCACCGGGTCGAGCGGGCTGCCGAGCTCGACCACGCCGCCGGCGGCGGGCACCAGCTGGGTGCTGCCCGCGAACTCGGCGACCTTGCCGGTCACCTCGACCGAGTCGCCGATCGCGACGCCCGCGGGCATCGCGTTCGCGCCGTAGACGAAGATCGCGTCCGACGCACCCGGGGTGCCGTCCGTGGCGCCACCGGTGCCGCCGGTCTGGATGTACATGCCGTCGAAGCTCGAGCTGGCGAAGGCCGGGTCCTTGTACATCGCGGTCACGACGCCGGTCGTGATGACGGTGTCGTCGACGCGCTCGGACGCCGGCCCGGTGCCCTGGATGGCCGCGATCGGGAGCTCCTCGGGAGCGGCCTCGACGGTGATCGTGAAGGTGACCGACTTCGTCGCCGCGGTCGGGGCGGCCGAGTCGGTGACCGTGGCCGTGACCTCGGAGGTGCCGACGGTGGTCGGGGTACCGCTGACGAGGCCCGCCGGGCTCAGCGTCACGCCGTCCGGCAGGGTGCCGCTGGTCAGCGACCAGGTGTAGCCGGGCGTGCCCCCGCTGGCCTGGAGCTGCAGCGACAGCGGGACGCCGACGTAGGTGTTGACGTCGGCCGGGTCGGTGGCGCCGAGCGCGTTCTCGTCGCGGTTGGTCGGCGTCGGCGCGCCCGTGGAGAAGTCGGCGCTGTTGTTGTCCGTGTCGGTGCCGGTCGCGTTGCGGAACGCGGACACCGTCCCCGAGAGGGCCGTGCCGTCGGCGGCCGACTCGAAGGTGTTCGCCGTGCCGTAGCCGACGGCGTCGACCACCCCGGTGGCGTTCTTGATGTCACCCTGCGGGAGTCCGGTGAGGTCGGCGCTCTGGTTGCTCAGGATGACGAGGCCCGAGCCCGAGCCCATGTTGATGCTGCCCGTCGCGTCGGCGACCGGCATCGGTGCACCGTTCGCCACGTTGCCGGCCCCTTGGACCAGGTAGTGGCCGTGCGCCGGGATCGACCCGGTCAGCGCGATCTTGTTGCTGATCGTGGCACCGGCCCCACGCGTCGCGCTTCCGTAGAACACAGCCCAACCGGTGAGGCTGACCTCGGCGTCGGTCGGGTTGTAGAGCTCGATGAAGTCGTGGGTGTAGCTCGACGCCGGGAGTGTGTCGGTCGCCGCGAACCCGCCAGCGCCGTACACCTCCGAGATGACCACGCCGGAGCCGTCAGGCTCGGCCTGCGCGGGCGTGGGAGCGAGGACAGCCAGCCCCGAGATTCCGAGGGCGGCACCGAGTGAACCGAACAGGAACTGCTTCGCTGAACGCATTGACTTCTTCCGGGGTCGACAAAGCGGCGGAGCGCAGTACTACCCGAGAAAGCGACTGCGAACGGAGGGGAAGGAGCCCGACCTTAGTTCGACCCACCCGCAGTCTGGCAAGGAGTTGAGAAAAACTCGTGCAACGTTTTGGTGAAGATCCGGTTCGGATTGCCGGATCCGGCCGCAGGGAACGCGGCCGCGGGGGTCAGGCCGCGGACGACTTCCGGATCACGTCGGCAGCGCGGCGGGAGGCGTCGTCCAGCGCGCTTGCCCGCCGCCCTACGACGAAGACGCGCTCGACCGGAGACTCGCGCGCTGCTTCCAGACGTCGCGGAAGAACTCGTAGCCCGACCAGAGGGTCAGCACGAAGGCGGCGAGGAGCAGGGCGATCGCGACGACATAGGTCACCTCGCCGGGCACGTCGAGCCAGCCGTCGACCTCGAGCAGGGGCAGGCTGAGCAGGCCGAGGGCGAGCGCCTGGGCGGCGGTCTTCCACTTCCCGCTCTGCGCGGCCGCGATGACGACCGCCTTGAGCACGGACAGGCGCAGGATCGTGACGGCCCACTCGCGGACCAGGACGACGACGGTGATGGCCCACATCCACCACGTGTCCATGATGATCGACAGGCCGATGAACGCCATCCCGGTGATCGCCTTGTCCGCGATCGGGTCCGCGATCTTGCCGAAGTCGGTCACCAGGTTGCGGGCGCGCGCGATGTCGCCGTCGACCTTGTCGGTGACCATCGCGACGAAGAAGATCGCCCAGGCGACGGTGCGCCAGGTGACGGAGTCGCCGCCGTCGTACAGCAGCGCCCAGCCGTAGAACGGCACCAGCACGATGCGCAGGGTGGTCAGCGCGTTGGGCAGGTTCCAGTTGCTCGGCCTCACCGGGGCCGGGGTCTCCCCCGTGCTGGTCTCGCTCATGCCCGTCCTCCTGCTGGTTCGGCGATCAGGTCGACGCCGTCGGAGGCAACGACGACCGCACGGACGAAGTCACCCACCTCGGCGTCCGGTACGCCGAGCACCCGGGTGGTGCCGTCGACCTCGGGGCCCTGCTCGGCGGCACGTCCCTCGACGGTGCCGTCGCCGGTACCGTCGGGGTCAACCTCCTCGACCAGGACCTCCACGGTGCTGCCGATCCGCTCCTCGGCCCGCTCGGCCGTGAGCTCGCCGACCAGGTCGTTGAGGTGCTGGACCCGGGCGTTGATCTCGTCGGCGTCGAGCTTGCCGTCGAGCTTCTCGGCCTCGGTGCCGTCCTCGTCGGAGTACCCGAAGACGCCGGTGACATCCATCCGCGCGGCGACGAGGAAGTCGCACAGGGTCTGGAACTCCTCCTCGGTCTCACCGGGGAAGCCGACGATCACGTTGGAGCGCACGCCCGCCTCGGGGGCCAGCGCGCGGACCTGGTCGAGCAGGGCGAGGAAGCTCTCCGGGTCGCCGAAGCGGCGCATCCGGCGCAGCACGGTCGCGCTGGCGTGCTGGAAGGAGAGGTCGAAGTACGGCGCCACACCCGGCGTCGTCGCGATCGCGCGGACCAGCCCGGGGCGGGTCTCGGCGGGCTGCAGGTAGGACACCCGGACCCGCTCGATGCCGTCGACCGCGGCGAGCTCGGGCAGCAGGGTCTCCAGCAGGCCGAGGTCGCCGAGGTCCTTGCCGTAGGAGGTGGAGTTCTCCGAGACGAGGAACAGCTCCTTGACGCCCTGCTCGGCCAGCCAGTGGGCCTCCTGCAGCACGTCGGAGGGCCGCCGGCTGACGAACGAGCCGCGGAACATGGGGATCGCGCAGAAGGTGCAGCGCCGGTCGCAGCCGCTGGCCAGCTTCAGCGGCGCCATCGGGCCACCGTCGAGGCGACGCCGGATCGCGGAGCGGCCCGGGATCGCGATGTCGACCTCCGTGCCGGCGAAGTCGGCGGTCTCGACGACCGCCTGCCGCTCGGCGGGGCTGATCGGCAGCAGCAGCCGCCGGTCGCGCGGGGTGTGCGGGTGCGGCTTCTCGCCGGCGAGGATCGAGCGCAGCCGCCCGGAGATGTCCTGGTAGTCGTCGAAGCCCAGCACGGCGTCGGCCTCGGGCAGCGACGAGGCCAGCTCCTCGCCGTACCGCTCCGCCAGGCAGCCCACCGCGACGACGGCCTGTGGGCGGCCCGACTCCTTGAGGTCGGCCGCCGCCAGCAGGGTGTCGATCGAGTCCTTCTTGGCCGCGTCGACGAAGCCGCAGGTGTTCACCACGACCGTGTCGGCGTCCTCCGGGTCGTCGACGAGGGTGAACCCGTCAGCCGCCAAGCGGCCGGCGAGCTCCTCGGAGTCGACGTCGTTGCGGGCGCACCCGAGGGTGAGCAGGGCAACCGAGACAGGTGTGGGAGTGCTGGTCATGTCCGGTCGAGGATACCGGCGAAGCGTCCCGGGGAGGGATTCGCGAGCCGCCGGGGTGACCTGCGCCTCAGGAGGCTCAGGAGCCCTTCTTCGGCGCGATGACCGTCTTCGTGACCTCGACGCCGGTGTCGCCGAGTGCCTTGGCGTCGGCACCGCCCACGGAGTACGTGACCGAGCCGTCGGTGCTGTAGATCCGGATCGGCGGGACCACCTTGAGCTCGCTCGACTGCCCGAAGGCGAGGTTGCCCTCGAAGACGATCTTGCCGTCGGCGTCGCGGACGTTGAGCGTCGCTCCCCCGCCAGCCGCGGTCAGGCGCAGCTTGACCGGGGTGCCCTTGGTGGTCATCTGGGTGATGCCGCCGCTCTGGTTGAGCACCGGCTCCTCCCCGACCGGCGCAGGGCCGCCCATCACCAGCCGGGCGACCGACCAGACCAGGACCGCGCCCATCACGGCCGCGATCATGACCGACCAGTTGCGACCGCCGCGGGTGCTGCGGATCGCGCCGCCGGTGCCCGTCGCCAGCTCGGACTCGAAGACCCGGCGCGGGTCGACCGGGGCGTGGGCGTAGCGCTCGTCGTACGACGCCACGAGCGGCGCCGCGTCGATCCCGAGGACCCGGGCGATGGTGCGCAGGTGGCCACGGGCGTAGAAGTCGCCACCGCAGGGGCCGAAGTCGTCGACCTCGATGGCCTCGATGACGTGCGGACGGATCCGGGTCCGCTCCGAGACCTGGTCGATCGTCAGGCGCAGCCGGTCGCGGGCCGCCTGGATCTCCGGACCGATGACCGGGTCGGGCGACGGGACGACCGCGAGGTCGTCGAGCACGACCGTGACCGACTCCTCCTCGAGCTCGACCGGCGCCAGCGGGTCGAGGGCGTCGATGGGTGCGCTCACGCGGGGGCGCTCGCTCGCGGGCATCTCGACCCGGGCCGACAGGACGGTCGCCCGGCCGGGCTCGACGGGCTCGACGGGCTCGCCGGGCTCGTCCGACTCGATCGCCTCGATCTCGCCGGTGTCCGCCTCGTCCATCGGGTCCACGTCGGGCAGCACGATCTCGTCGGTCGCCTCGGTGTCGTCGGGAGCGGCGTCGTCGGCGGTGTCGGCGTCGTCGGCGGTGTCGGCGGTGTCGGCGGTGTCGGTCGTCGAGGAGCGGCGGATCCACCCCATCCGCGAGCGCAGCCGGTCGACGTCGGCCTCGGGCTCGGGCGGGAGGACCAGCTCGTCGTCGGCGTCATCCAGCTCGTCCAGCTCGTCCAGCTCGTCGAGCTCGTCGGCAGGCTCGTCGTCGCGGCCGGTGAGGCCGGCCGCCACCCGAGCCGCGATCCCGCGGCGCTCACCCGGCGCACCGGAGTCGTCGCCGTAGAGGTCGCTCAGGCTCGGGACGGTACGACGAGGGGTCTCCTCCTCGACGCCTCCGGCGACGACCTCGACCACGTCGGCCCGGCCGTCGGCCAGGTCGGCGAGCACGTCGCTGAGGGAGACCGCCGACGCGCCGACCAGGCGGGTGGCCAGCGTCAGCGGGACCACGAGCTGCTGGTCGTCGTACCCGTCGACGAGGAGGTGGCCGTCACGGAACAGGCCGTGGCGGGGCAGGTGCTCGAGGCAGTCGATCTCCTGCCAGGCGACGCCGCGCCACTGGGCGCCCTGGCGCACCCGGACGCCGTGCTCGTCGGCGACGAGCAGCGGTGCGCGGCTGTCGGACAGCGAGGCGAGGTGCATGCCGGTGACGAGGGCGAGGACGCCGAAGGCCAGCCAGTCGAGGGCGGTGCCGCCGGTGAAGGCGCGCGCGGCGAACGCGACGGTCAGCAGGGCGGCGAAGCCGCCGACGCCGGCCGCGAGGCCGACATTGCGGCGTACCTCCACGGGCTGCCCGGCGACGGGGAGCGGTCGTTCTGCGGTCTCGGTCAGATCGGTCATCTGGGTCACGCCTCCCCCTGGATGGTCATGATCACGGCGTCGAG
Above is a genomic segment from Nocardioides aromaticivorans containing:
- the pgsA gene encoding CDP-diacylglycerol--glycerol-3-phosphate 3-phosphatidyltransferase; amino-acid sequence: MSETSTGETPAPVRPSNWNLPNALTTLRIVLVPFYGWALLYDGGDSVTWRTVAWAIFFVAMVTDKVDGDIARARNLVTDFGKIADPIADKAITGMAFIGLSIIMDTWWMWAITVVVLVREWAVTILRLSVLKAVVIAAAQSGKWKTAAQALALGLLSLPLLEVDGWLDVPGEVTYVVAIALLLAAFVLTLWSGYEFFRDVWKQRASLRSSASSS
- the rimO gene encoding 30S ribosomal protein S12 methylthiotransferase RimO, yielding MTSTPTPVSVALLTLGCARNDVDSEELAGRLAADGFTLVDDPEDADTVVVNTCGFVDAAKKDSIDTLLAAADLKESGRPQAVVAVGCLAERYGEELASSLPEADAVLGFDDYQDISGRLRSILAGEKPHPHTPRDRRLLLPISPAERQAVVETADFAGTEVDIAIPGRSAIRRRLDGGPMAPLKLASGCDRRCTFCAIPMFRGSFVSRRPSDVLQEAHWLAEQGVKELFLVSENSTSYGKDLGDLGLLETLLPELAAVDGIERVRVSYLQPAETRPGLVRAIATTPGVAPYFDLSFQHASATVLRRMRRFGDPESFLALLDQVRALAPEAGVRSNVIVGFPGETEEEFQTLCDFLVAARMDVTGVFGYSDEDGTEAEKLDGKLDADEINARVQHLNDLVGELTAERAEERIGSTVEVLVEEVDPDGTGDGTVEGRAAEQGPEVDGTTRVLGVPDAEVGDFVRAVVVASDGVDLIAEPAGGRA
- a CDS encoding helix-turn-helix domain-containing protein, whose amino-acid sequence is MTDLTETAERPLPVAGQPVEVRRNVGLAAGVGGFAALLTVAFAARAFTGGTALDWLAFGVLALVTGMHLASLSDSRAPLLVADEHGVRVRQGAQWRGVAWQEIDCLEHLPRHGLFRDGHLLVDGYDDQQLVVPLTLATRLVGASAVSLSDVLADLADGRADVVEVVAGGVEEETPRRTVPSLSDLYGDDSGAPGERRGIAARVAAGLTGRDDEPADELDELDELDELDDADDELVLPPEPEADVDRLRSRMGWIRRSSTTDTADTADTADDADTADDAAPDDTEATDEIVLPDVDPMDEADTGEIEAIESDEPGEPVEPVEPGRATVLSARVEMPASERPRVSAPIDALDPLAPVELEEESVTVVLDDLAVVPSPDPVIGPEIQAARDRLRLTIDQVSERTRIRPHVIEAIEVDDFGPCGGDFYARGHLRTIARVLGIDAAPLVASYDERYAHAPVDPRRVFESELATGTGGAIRSTRGGRNWSVMIAAVMGAVLVWSVARLVMGGPAPVGEEPVLNQSGGITQMTTKGTPVKLRLTAAGGGATLNVRDADGKIVFEGNLAFGQSSELKVVPPIRIYSTDGSVTYSVGGADAKALGDTGVEVTKTVIAPKKGS